The Leptospira sp. WS39.C2 genome contains a region encoding:
- a CDS encoding TIGR04388 family protein: protein MVSNITWFRTILFIIILYFVFNSKFVLAQSIQDTWDIPSYHTHEYSDLYGSVYFAPTLDEWEMQVETVLSNSIVVWQEEANQHIETLLRNEHSEDDFISNEGYVDERRRSLLSEVSIFYSEWERDLLNDYFINRNAFLEKLETGKIDALYFQRLGKEDFFNSYTEEEISLNENREKILQAAEEWEYQWENSRQEGLNSFASSLEKLNQDYLTYLNSLQETENQFLTNLQVISEYRETVYIALFSMLEQMKFGVESSCEVDSGCLYRNQDGSLNEAGIIFSKFINELSDELLKNDKNPDLLLSNVAWKMNEFLSLEANKAFAEQTYFKDRIYTYQTGFQIDLDQTKSNFDLGHANWVLRNQNYHQLGSDVKYENWGFVPGDVGIFSGVYDSELRSIFQSIHHSNFNHLTEIINSKLGDHRKVQNLISANLYTDAYHFINNFSLMGLGVPFETAHHVQGNLMLDGTTKYGYWQAERNFTIFTPGTYSYQMGAIGYSVLYEMYDDTSYQSSLYWDSNFSQLKQQSRQFEGRLLPAISHWETKVKEYADAYKNWTESKENLVEEAKQEYQKNRISLEITKEKWIQQLEVEKDSGWKSWNQLYQTGELSSTSPKQSSLKFESNLHTITNQTALSQFQSSSQLDETINDIQVGEHSLLDHFQKTIIGVNQYASVVQMNHELYEFQKSEQNKLLNQYSYALNSDFIGNRKLTKEELVLIGNADFTQLTEMEQKNFGRCYTDPTEGVCKNLLKKEYEVSVHSDGGSVRVSKEIYNGMLAEKNNAGEYNASKSLVSKQILFSSIGKIQGSDRKDLFTEWSEEDWNSLYDRKNQIAQSFVQQSLKKDQISLASNFNAIESLNERNYSSYLVKKESQENVDSFVQELALAYLTGGISGVKASLNGKIESSINSELAKVWIKATGGNEEHIQMATMAIDFMRGRMSAKKINARDQFISIKNPIQSLETVLGNTLSSTIEVMDKVSNGLLSVPLNLALSGVMAITKEVIGERSYQSFQKQTSGANTRLEEIKRNEESIAESGISQVIASATGLPLETISKLVSDTRGQYNAKKAKQQMSKDLVSNLGSQITGALGGILKTAVLALGIPEDEIYQTLSDAHSFANAKNVKQGADTKANYGYTLQTFGLQAGWTKHQSSLVDLKDSNAVMTEIGKTILSKEISKSSGMEESFVRQSLDGMYGKYIKKKSDKKAQNNAIRQTVVNGTSIALTLGASGVWSGASSALSKVGKFANAVTRGAIPATAKVGQVVTSTLLQTVAGSHEGKQGAIAGFLNGSLVGLTDKFGKFESGLLKGTMPGIGVTYSEQSGWGGSFGIGNSINNLNVSFSKKGNSSLQFSQSIAKGIQFAVDMTTNETWKLGLNYNPTGEGPRKDWNYSMMYDLKGSGLSGSLGYTEPNSKLGINNNLDSNGITSTSELQGVNIGTNSKDGFQMEDFNFANQNINIAQDGSDLLDQNGNAIENLGDSPLSELWGQLGTVGGVLLGGMGLFGFVMNRMNGGGGNSFSVGSDFGQPSFLASSDRSLFSRVTDPIKNGFSRIGDFVSRFTNVFKVESSTSNSNGTIPEKQSNENPSAIEILRITKLKKSILDDYHKDSRIVTEKKLYELKRAGVDTSEIETAIKVKRNGKDVPISKSDLKSLNEYKRLRELRSVRPIGAEDVPYVSSSDALAKIDATYDPKKETREVYLQRLGNLVCAASKDVDLSTDKLVALHTANVANLLGENLMGKIGYSQYKLIKGEKVVSAVNPVGEDGFRQIYETDCIRYIGAVLYAAGLTDNGSFANLNTEVYLTPEEMENMEAEYKKGNVHRNGVEYFRQAGGFSNLVSERLTTEADLKAHKKKGVIPELKVGMIGVTRKMSTDEDTKHSAMKSDHIYIIIGKKFNPELGVNEYLISESSYGKGVQNRWITAESKDQIKQKLEKRYEVEGIDKKKAKVLINKHLNNLQFIDYLPRSEFYELKPQNRNA, encoded by the coding sequence ATGGTATCAAACATCACATGGTTTAGGACCATTCTCTTTATTATCATTCTATATTTTGTTTTTAACTCTAAATTTGTTTTGGCCCAATCGATTCAGGATACATGGGATATTCCAAGTTACCATACACATGAATATTCTGATTTATATGGATCAGTTTATTTTGCACCAACCTTGGATGAGTGGGAGATGCAGGTAGAAACTGTGTTATCAAATTCAATCGTTGTTTGGCAAGAGGAAGCCAATCAGCATATAGAAACGTTGCTTCGGAATGAACACAGTGAGGATGATTTTATTTCTAATGAAGGTTATGTTGATGAACGTAGGCGTTCTTTACTTTCAGAGGTTTCTATCTTTTATTCTGAATGGGAAAGGGACTTATTAAATGATTATTTTATCAATCGTAATGCATTTCTAGAGAAATTGGAAACTGGGAAAATTGATGCTTTATATTTCCAAAGACTTGGGAAAGAAGATTTTTTCAATTCATATACCGAAGAAGAAATTTCTCTCAATGAGAATCGCGAGAAAATTCTACAAGCTGCTGAGGAATGGGAATACCAATGGGAAAATTCGAGACAAGAAGGTTTGAATTCCTTTGCTTCTTCTTTGGAAAAACTGAACCAAGATTATTTAACGTATTTGAATTCTTTGCAAGAAACGGAAAATCAGTTCCTTACAAATTTACAAGTGATTAGTGAATATAGGGAAACTGTTTATATCGCCTTATTTTCTATGTTAGAACAGATGAAGTTTGGTGTTGAGTCAAGTTGTGAAGTAGATAGTGGATGTTTGTATCGGAATCAAGATGGAAGTTTGAACGAAGCAGGAATCATATTTTCCAAATTTATTAATGAGTTATCAGATGAACTTCTAAAAAATGATAAAAATCCTGATTTGTTATTATCCAATGTTGCTTGGAAAATGAATGAATTTTTGTCGCTGGAGGCAAACAAAGCCTTCGCTGAACAAACCTATTTTAAAGATAGAATCTATACTTACCAAACGGGATTTCAAATCGATTTAGACCAAACTAAATCAAACTTTGACTTAGGCCATGCCAACTGGGTACTCCGCAATCAAAATTATCACCAATTAGGATCCGATGTGAAATATGAAAACTGGGGTTTTGTTCCTGGAGATGTTGGTATATTTTCGGGTGTTTATGATTCTGAGTTACGTTCGATTTTCCAAAGCATACATCATTCTAATTTCAACCATTTAACAGAAATCATAAACTCAAAATTAGGTGATCATCGAAAAGTGCAGAATCTAATTAGCGCTAATTTATATACAGATGCATATCATTTTATTAATAATTTTTCTTTAATGGGTTTGGGTGTACCTTTTGAAACCGCTCATCATGTACAAGGTAACCTTATGTTGGATGGGACAACAAAATATGGTTATTGGCAGGCCGAACGAAACTTCACTATTTTTACACCAGGCACCTATTCATATCAAATGGGTGCAATTGGTTATTCGGTTTTGTACGAAATGTATGATGATACTTCCTATCAATCTTCTTTATATTGGGACTCGAATTTTTCACAATTAAAACAACAAAGTCGCCAATTTGAAGGTCGATTATTGCCTGCAATCAGCCATTGGGAAACTAAAGTCAAAGAATATGCAGATGCATATAAAAACTGGACTGAATCCAAAGAGAATTTAGTTGAGGAGGCAAAGCAAGAATACCAAAAAAATCGAATTTCATTAGAAATTACAAAAGAAAAGTGGATCCAACAATTAGAAGTTGAAAAAGATTCTGGTTGGAAATCTTGGAACCAATTGTACCAAACAGGTGAACTATCTTCAACGTCACCGAAACAATCGTCCTTAAAATTCGAATCGAATCTACATACAATTACAAATCAAACTGCGCTTTCGCAGTTCCAGTCATCTTCACAATTAGATGAAACAATAAACGATATACAAGTGGGAGAACATTCTCTTCTAGATCATTTTCAAAAGACTATCATTGGTGTGAACCAGTATGCGTCTGTGGTACAAATGAATCATGAACTTTACGAATTCCAAAAATCGGAACAAAATAAACTCCTAAATCAATATTCATACGCCTTAAATTCGGATTTCATTGGAAACCGAAAATTGACAAAAGAAGAGTTGGTTCTCATTGGGAATGCAGATTTTACCCAATTGACTGAAATGGAGCAGAAAAATTTTGGAAGGTGTTATACGGATCCAACCGAAGGTGTATGTAAAAATTTATTAAAAAAAGAATATGAAGTATCAGTTCACTCCGATGGAGGTTCAGTCAGAGTAAGTAAAGAAATTTATAATGGAATGTTAGCTGAAAAAAATAATGCAGGTGAATACAACGCATCAAAATCATTGGTGAGCAAACAAATTTTATTCAGTTCAATCGGAAAAATCCAAGGTAGTGACAGGAAAGATCTTTTTACAGAATGGTCAGAAGAGGATTGGAATTCACTCTACGACCGTAAAAACCAAATTGCACAATCTTTTGTCCAACAGTCATTAAAAAAGGACCAAATTTCATTGGCTTCAAATTTTAATGCGATTGAATCCTTAAATGAAAGGAATTATAGTTCGTATTTAGTAAAAAAAGAATCGCAAGAAAATGTAGATTCGTTCGTACAAGAATTAGCTCTCGCTTACCTAACTGGCGGTATTTCTGGCGTCAAAGCTTCGTTAAATGGTAAAATTGAATCATCCATCAATAGTGAACTTGCAAAAGTTTGGATAAAAGCTACAGGAGGGAATGAAGAACACATCCAAATGGCGACTATGGCAATCGATTTTATGCGCGGTAGGATGAGCGCTAAAAAAATAAATGCAAGGGATCAATTTATTTCCATCAAAAATCCTATCCAATCATTAGAAACTGTTCTTGGGAACACTCTTTCCAGTACCATTGAAGTGATGGACAAAGTGTCGAATGGATTATTGAGTGTGCCATTGAATTTAGCATTATCTGGCGTGATGGCAATTACTAAAGAAGTAATTGGTGAAAGAAGTTACCAATCATTTCAAAAACAGACATCTGGTGCCAATACAAGGCTAGAAGAAATTAAGAGGAACGAGGAATCAATTGCCGAATCAGGTATATCCCAAGTCATCGCATCAGCAACTGGATTGCCATTGGAAACAATATCAAAGTTAGTGAGTGATACTCGAGGGCAGTACAACGCTAAAAAAGCAAAACAACAGATGTCAAAGGATCTTGTATCCAATTTAGGTTCTCAAATCACGGGGGCCCTTGGTGGCATTTTGAAAACTGCAGTCCTTGCTCTTGGAATTCCTGAAGATGAAATTTACCAAACCTTATCGGATGCCCACTCATTCGCCAATGCAAAAAATGTGAAGCAAGGAGCCGACACAAAAGCCAATTATGGTTATACATTACAAACATTCGGTTTACAAGCAGGTTGGACAAAACACCAAAGTTCACTCGTAGATTTAAAAGATAGTAACGCAGTGATGACAGAAATTGGAAAAACTATCCTTTCCAAGGAGATATCTAAAAGTTCTGGAATGGAGGAATCATTTGTTCGACAATCTTTGGATGGAATGTATGGAAAATACATTAAGAAAAAATCTGATAAAAAGGCTCAGAATAATGCAATTAGACAAACGGTTGTGAATGGAACATCCATTGCATTGACGTTAGGTGCGAGTGGAGTTTGGAGTGGTGCTAGTTCTGCCCTTTCCAAAGTTGGTAAATTTGCTAATGCAGTTACACGTGGAGCCATTCCCGCCACAGCAAAGGTAGGTCAAGTTGTTACTTCAACCCTTTTGCAAACAGTAGCAGGAAGTCATGAAGGAAAACAAGGAGCCATCGCGGGATTTCTAAATGGATCACTCGTTGGTTTAACAGATAAGTTTGGTAAATTCGAATCTGGTTTATTAAAAGGAACAATGCCCGGGATTGGGGTTACATATTCTGAGCAATCCGGATGGGGTGGATCGTTTGGAATTGGAAATTCCATTAATAATTTAAATGTATCTTTTTCTAAGAAAGGAAATTCTTCCTTACAATTTTCACAATCAATTGCAAAAGGGATTCAATTTGCAGTGGATATGACAACGAACGAAACTTGGAAACTGGGATTGAATTATAATCCAACTGGAGAAGGGCCAAGAAAGGATTGGAATTATTCCATGATGTATGATTTGAAAGGATCTGGTTTGAGTGGTAGTTTAGGATATACGGAACCCAATTCCAAACTAGGGATAAACAATAATTTGGATTCCAATGGGATTACATCAACCTCTGAGTTACAAGGTGTAAACATAGGCACGAACTCAAAAGATGGATTTCAAATGGAAGATTTCAATTTTGCAAACCAAAACATCAACATAGCGCAAGATGGAAGTGATTTGTTAGACCAAAATGGAAATGCCATAGAAAATTTGGGTGATAGTCCATTAAGTGAATTATGGGGTCAATTAGGTACAGTCGGTGGAGTTTTGTTAGGTGGAATGGGATTGTTTGGATTCGTGATGAATCGTATGAATGGAGGAGGAGGGAACTCTTTTAGTGTTGGATCAGATTTTGGACAACCGTCATTTCTTGCATCTTCTGATAGATCTTTATTTTCTCGTGTGACAGATCCAATTAAAAATGGGTTTTCTCGAATCGGAGATTTTGTCAGTCGTTTTACAAATGTTTTTAAAGTAGAATCATCAACTTCCAATTCTAATGGTACAATACCAGAGAAACAATCGAATGAAAATCCATCGGCAATTGAAATTTTAAGGATAACAAAATTAAAGAAAAGTATCCTGGATGATTATCATAAAGACTCAAGGATTGTTACAGAAAAAAAATTATATGAATTAAAACGAGCAGGAGTAGATACCTCAGAAATTGAAACTGCCATCAAAGTGAAACGAAATGGAAAAGATGTTCCAATTTCAAAATCTGATTTAAAATCCTTAAATGAATACAAACGGCTTCGGGAGTTACGTTCCGTACGACCAATTGGTGCAGAAGATGTTCCATACGTAAGTTCGAGTGATGCCCTTGCCAAAATTGATGCGACTTATGATCCGAAAAAAGAAACAAGGGAAGTTTATTTACAAAGATTGGGAAATTTAGTTTGCGCTGCTTCTAAGGATGTGGACCTTTCCACTGATAAACTTGTCGCCTTACACACTGCCAATGTTGCCAATCTCTTAGGGGAAAACTTAATGGGTAAAATTGGATATTCTCAATATAAACTCATCAAAGGTGAAAAAGTTGTTTCGGCGGTGAATCCAGTGGGTGAGGATGGATTTCGCCAAATATACGAGACAGATTGTATTCGTTATATTGGTGCTGTTTTGTATGCAGCAGGACTTACCGATAATGGTAGTTTTGCCAATTTGAATACAGAAGTCTATCTAACTCCAGAGGAAATGGAAAATATGGAAGCTGAGTATAAGAAAGGCAATGTCCATCGAAATGGAGTGGAATACTTCAGGCAAGCAGGTGGATTTTCCAATTTGGTTTCCGAACGATTGACTACAGAAGCAGATTTAAAAGCTCATAAAAAGAAAGGTGTGATCCCTGAATTAAAAGTAGGGATGATTGGAGTGACTCGGAAAATGTCGACTGATGAAGATACCAAACATTCTGCTATGAAATCAGACCATATTTATATCATCATAGGTAAAAAATTCAATCCCGAGTTAGGTGTGAATGAGTATTTGATTTCAGAATCGAGTTATGGCAAAGGTGTTCAGAATCGATGGATTACTGCTGAATCTAAAGATCAAATAAAACAAAAACTGGAAAAGAGATATGAAGTTGAAGGAATTGATAAGAAGAAAGCAAAGGTTTTGATTAACAAACATCTTAATAATCTGCAATTTATTGATTATTTACCTAGATCAGAATTTTATGAATTAAAGCCACAAAATAGAAATGCATAG
- a CDS encoding DUF5939 domain-containing protein — MIDLKTILQKNPWEEIWKSKGKPIDCFWEFDISVTREEIWPYLIDTSSFNQRIGLPKFQYKEKDGKLIGKTKQAGFQLEWEEVPWEWEYLKELGNARIYQKGFAQYIRVKIISEPLGESRCKVYVYLGAIPRNFFTRKILEFALPKLRESFQKGFNEIEEEIKRGKPKFRFLPSKEKTFIPDAQWIHPEKLEKQIPILTQKGISKESITKVFDWIKTSSDNDLDRIRIKQISKNLDIDPDEVLYLFLHGCRLGIFTLSWDIVCPHCRGVRTSLTKLGDLPAKDQCDVCEIDFDTTGVNSIEVTFHIHPSVRIVEKQIYCAAEPATKQHILLTKKIGGKKSFSSNLLIGTGVYRLRKKGEKKYKLVETKQSHNQTDILWLPETSEDEIRVIPKPNLVFENESEHDVTIVLEERSEDQFCLRPTEIFNYQEFRDLFSEEAIATNLQLDIGIKTILFTDIVGSTKFYETEGDHGAFLQVREHFIKTNQIIQNFRGVVVKTIGDAVMASFSSPLQALKAAKEMQEWFHPENKHTPVRIRISIHTGNCLAVNLNSNIDYFGNTVNYTAKLQSVTNSGEISFSETIFRDKEIREYLRQSEIKLKKVEFPLPWASRTDFVYIWKV, encoded by the coding sequence ATGATCGATTTAAAAACCATACTTCAAAAAAACCCTTGGGAAGAAATTTGGAAATCCAAGGGGAAACCTATCGATTGTTTTTGGGAATTTGATATTTCCGTCACAAGAGAAGAGATTTGGCCATACCTAATCGATACTTCCTCTTTCAACCAAAGGATCGGTTTACCTAAATTCCAATACAAAGAAAAAGATGGTAAACTGATCGGCAAAACTAAACAAGCAGGATTCCAATTGGAATGGGAAGAAGTTCCCTGGGAATGGGAATACTTAAAAGAACTGGGAAATGCTCGGATCTATCAAAAAGGTTTTGCTCAGTACATTCGTGTTAAGATAATTTCAGAACCACTTGGTGAATCGCGGTGTAAGGTATATGTTTATTTAGGGGCGATTCCTAGAAATTTTTTCACAAGAAAAATCTTAGAATTTGCACTCCCAAAATTGAGAGAATCTTTTCAAAAAGGATTTAATGAAATCGAAGAGGAAATCAAACGAGGGAAACCAAAATTTAGATTTCTACCTTCAAAAGAAAAAACCTTCATTCCAGATGCACAATGGATTCATCCTGAAAAATTGGAAAAACAAATTCCAATATTAACCCAAAAAGGAATTTCGAAAGAATCAATTACTAAAGTATTTGATTGGATAAAAACATCTTCTGACAACGACTTAGATCGTATCAGAATCAAACAAATAAGCAAAAATTTGGACATTGATCCAGACGAAGTTTTATATTTATTTTTGCATGGTTGCCGACTTGGTATTTTCACATTAAGTTGGGATATCGTTTGTCCCCATTGCCGTGGTGTAAGAACCTCTTTAACTAAACTAGGTGATTTGCCAGCAAAAGACCAATGTGATGTCTGTGAAATAGACTTTGACACAACAGGTGTTAACTCAATTGAAGTAACATTTCATATTCATCCAAGCGTGAGAATTGTTGAAAAACAAATTTATTGTGCTGCGGAACCCGCAACGAAACAACACATACTTCTCACTAAAAAAATTGGCGGCAAAAAATCTTTTTCTTCAAATCTCCTCATTGGTACTGGGGTTTACCGATTGCGTAAAAAAGGAGAAAAAAAATACAAACTAGTTGAAACTAAACAATCGCATAACCAAACAGATATTTTGTGGCTTCCGGAAACGAGTGAAGATGAAATACGAGTGATTCCAAAACCAAACTTAGTCTTCGAAAACGAATCAGAACATGATGTCACCATTGTTTTAGAAGAACGGAGTGAAGACCAATTTTGTCTCCGACCAACAGAAATATTCAATTACCAAGAATTCAGAGATTTATTTTCAGAAGAAGCAATTGCCACAAATTTACAATTAGACATTGGAATCAAAACTATATTGTTCACCGATATCGTTGGTTCTACAAAGTTTTATGAAACAGAAGGTGATCATGGTGCTTTTTTACAAGTCAGAGAACATTTCATCAAAACAAACCAAATCATTCAAAACTTCCGAGGAGTGGTCGTAAAAACCATTGGTGATGCCGTAATGGCCAGTTTTTCGTCACCTCTGCAAGCCCTAAAAGCAGCAAAAGAAATGCAAGAATGGTTTCATCCTGAGAACAAACATACACCTGTTCGCATCAGAATCTCAATCCATACTGGCAACTGTTTGGCGGTAAACCTCAACAGTAACATTGATTATTTTGGAAATACAGTCAACTACACAGCAAAATTACAATCAGTTACTAATTCAGGCGAAATATCCTTTAGTGAAACCATTTTCCGAGACAAAGAAATCCGAGAATACCTCAGACAAAGCGAAATCAAACTCAAAAAAGTAGAGTTCCCTTTGCCTTGGGCCAGCCGCACTGACTTTGTTTATATTTGGAAAGTGTAA
- a CDS encoding cellulase family glycosylhydrolase: protein MTLKKLSPKGEWFVDTTGRKVILRGVNLGGDTKVPFPNGGTQFPTDFSNHKEVSFIGRPFPIEEAHIHLTRLKLWGFNVLRLLTTWEAVEHKGPNQYDEAYLDYFTEIVRLSGEYGFYVFVDFHQDVWSRMTGGDGAPGWIFEKLGIDYKKLSEADAAIVMQRAYDYNNPGIRQEDNYPTMCWSQNYRYAGNGILWTLFFGGRDFAPNFLIDGKNVQNYLQEHYLGCMVQIAERIKQFDFVLGFDSLNEPGKGFIGRAMNDRGLINKDEDPSKPGLAWSPIDALFSSHGHSIDLPYLTLKVWKGGFVPTKTVTVNQNKISIWLPESPGDPFQLEGAYTITKDGTPFIEKNDYFQKVNGKEIHFDADYLIPFMRTVGKTIQAIRSDWMVFIEREASDAFTYPHLKGEVPPLSVNAAHWYDILTLLFKTFLYPIAIDTLTKRPVFGKSGIEAMYVRQLTRIKNTADSVPGKIPSLIGEFGIPFDLQGGKAYKEWKKGNHSPKIWKRHVMALDAMYNAMDKLFLSNTLWNYTATNENDLMVGDGWNQEDLSIFSLDQIIPGSNPDVYGGGGRAIEGFCRPYAASIQGTPIKMDYDLDTREFQFEWMSDPSISEPCILKIPRFVYPNGVQIVLSNAEKISETNGELAVKGNGGKSSVTVRPL, encoded by the coding sequence ATGACGTTGAAAAAATTATCTCCGAAAGGCGAATGGTTCGTTGATACAACTGGTAGGAAAGTCATCCTCCGTGGTGTGAATTTAGGTGGTGATACGAAGGTCCCTTTTCCCAATGGTGGAACACAATTTCCAACAGATTTTTCAAATCACAAAGAAGTAAGTTTTATTGGTCGGCCTTTCCCAATTGAAGAAGCCCATATACATTTGACTCGTTTGAAATTATGGGGTTTTAATGTTTTACGTTTGTTAACTACTTGGGAAGCAGTTGAACATAAAGGTCCCAATCAATATGATGAAGCATATTTAGATTATTTCACAGAGATTGTTCGCCTATCAGGAGAATATGGGTTTTATGTATTTGTAGATTTCCACCAAGACGTTTGGTCAAGAATGACAGGTGGAGATGGTGCGCCTGGTTGGATATTCGAAAAATTAGGCATCGATTACAAAAAACTTTCAGAAGCTGATGCGGCAATTGTGATGCAAAGAGCTTATGATTATAACAATCCCGGCATTCGTCAAGAAGACAATTACCCAACGATGTGTTGGTCACAAAACTATCGTTATGCTGGGAATGGAATATTATGGACTTTGTTTTTTGGTGGTCGTGACTTTGCTCCAAACTTCTTAATTGATGGAAAAAATGTCCAAAATTACCTACAAGAACACTATTTAGGTTGTATGGTTCAAATTGCAGAAAGAATCAAACAGTTTGATTTTGTTTTGGGGTTCGATTCATTAAACGAACCAGGGAAAGGTTTTATTGGAAGAGCCATGAATGATCGTGGCCTCATTAACAAAGATGAAGATCCTTCAAAACCAGGCCTTGCTTGGTCACCTATTGACGCTTTGTTTTCTTCACATGGCCATTCTATTGATTTGCCATACCTAACTTTAAAAGTTTGGAAAGGAGGTTTTGTTCCAACAAAAACAGTTACAGTAAACCAAAACAAAATCTCAATTTGGTTACCAGAATCTCCAGGTGATCCATTCCAATTAGAAGGTGCATACACAATCACAAAAGATGGCACTCCATTCATTGAAAAAAATGACTATTTCCAAAAAGTAAATGGGAAAGAAATTCACTTCGATGCAGATTATCTCATTCCATTTATGCGTACGGTTGGGAAAACTATCCAAGCCATTCGTAGTGATTGGATGGTTTTTATCGAAAGAGAGGCATCAGATGCTTTTACCTATCCCCATTTAAAAGGAGAAGTCCCCCCACTTTCAGTCAATGCTGCTCATTGGTATGATATTCTCACTTTATTATTTAAAACTTTTTTATATCCAATTGCGATTGATACTCTGACAAAACGTCCAGTATTTGGAAAATCTGGAATCGAAGCAATGTATGTACGCCAACTAACAAGAATTAAGAATACAGCAGATTCTGTTCCTGGTAAAATACCGAGTCTGATTGGTGAATTTGGAATTCCATTTGATCTTCAAGGTGGTAAAGCATACAAAGAATGGAAAAAAGGAAATCATTCACCAAAAATTTGGAAACGACATGTAATGGCTCTCGACGCTATGTACAATGCAATGGACAAATTATTTTTATCCAATACTTTATGGAATTATACCGCAACGAATGAAAATGATTTAATGGTTGGTGATGGTTGGAACCAAGAAGACCTAAGTATATTTTCATTAGACCAAATCATCCCAGGGTCAAATCCAGATGTATACGGTGGTGGCGGCCGTGCTATCGAAGGATTTTGTCGCCCTTATGCAGCAAGTATCCAAGGCACGCCGATTAAAATGGATTACGATTTGGACACTCGAGAATTTCAATTTGAATGGATGTCCGATCCTTCGATCAGTGAGCCATGTATTCTCAAAATCCCAAGGTTTGTATACCCAAATGGCGTACAAATTGTACTATCAAATGCGGAAAAAATTTCGGAAACAAATGGTGAATTGGCAGTCAAAGGGAATGGAGGTAAGTCCTCCGTAACCGTAAGGCCATTATGA
- a CDS encoding O-antigen ligase family protein, translating into MIYRLYRSFLALSIISCALSVSLSQLFLLLSFVFFLFLDEKPKLSSNIVKILFIFYAWQFVTVLYHFANVGFDFQSIKHAFRDEMKDIFLVTAFISVQGIKKEDRTFLYKSFFIFSLVIVFTGFFSIFSMTRLSRLISDLYKTSSSWPYQHHYGNIGSLNIYLPIGLMNTHLTFGGLLAFVFPGFVFRLYDEWYKKTSITKIAINAILLLMVSLVFLFNNARSSLLGALVSVLFGFYVLVFLDNDISKKVIKRTGLILITFLIILFIGYQTTGAVKRVVDPLFGGEKHTDSGRTFIWDSTFPLIKENPIFGIGSGNYQKEIEISRKTKEKENRELAFFYEVTQRGHAHNDYFHLTAVFGFPQSILYLFLFGTILYTLLNSNIPKQIRFMTYGLVGFFLSGLLQCYFQDDEVLIVFYFLLGYLNYYAEQNLNLNQSLTMDSEG; encoded by the coding sequence ATGATTTACCGACTCTATCGCTCGTTTCTTGCCTTGTCCATCATTTCCTGCGCCCTTTCTGTTTCTCTAAGCCAACTTTTCTTACTGTTATCTTTTGTTTTTTTTCTGTTTCTCGATGAAAAACCAAAACTTTCGAGTAACATTGTTAAAATTCTATTTATATTTTACGCGTGGCAATTTGTAACAGTTTTGTATCATTTTGCAAACGTTGGATTTGATTTCCAATCCATCAAACACGCATTTCGTGACGAGATGAAAGATATCTTTCTTGTCACTGCATTCATCTCTGTCCAAGGAATTAAAAAAGAAGATAGAACTTTTTTATACAAATCATTTTTTATCTTTTCACTTGTGATTGTTTTTACGGGATTTTTCTCCATTTTTTCCATGACTAGGCTCTCAAGACTCATATCTGATTTATACAAAACTTCAAGTTCTTGGCCTTACCAACACCATTATGGTAATATTGGATCTCTCAATATCTACCTTCCTATCGGACTCATGAACACACATCTAACGTTTGGTGGACTTTTGGCATTTGTATTCCCAGGATTTGTCTTCCGGCTGTATGATGAATGGTATAAAAAAACTTCCATAACAAAAATCGCAATCAATGCAATTTTACTTTTAATGGTATCATTGGTATTTTTATTTAATAACGCAAGATCCTCTTTACTAGGAGCATTGGTGAGTGTATTGTTTGGATTTTATGTTTTAGTTTTTCTCGACAATGACATTTCAAAAAAAGTGATTAAAAGAACAGGATTGATACTGATCACTTTTTTAATCATTTTGTTTATAGGTTACCAAACAACAGGAGCTGTTAAACGAGTAGTTGATCCATTATTTGGTGGAGAAAAACACACAGATTCTGGTCGCACGTTTATATGGGATTCCACTTTCCCTTTGATAAAAGAAAATCCAATTTTTGGTATTGGTTCAGGTAACTACCAGAAAGAGATTGAAATTTCCAGGAAAACAAAAGAGAAAGAAAATAGGGAACTAGCTTTTTTCTACGAGGTGACACAAAGAGGTCATGCTCATAACGATTACTTTCACTTAACAGCGGTATTTGGTTTCCCTCAAAGTATCTTATATCTCTTTTTGTTCGGTACAATTTTATATACACTTTTGAATTCCAATATCCCCAAACAAATTCGTTTTATGACTTACGGACTCGTTGGATTTTTTTTGTCGGGTTTGTTACAATGTTATTTCCAAGACGATGAAGTTCTGATTGTCTTCTATTTTTTATTAGGATATCTAAATTATTATGCGGAACAAAATTTGAATTTAAACCAATCATTAACTATGGACAGTGAAGGATAA